Proteins encoded within one genomic window of Pseudalkalibacillus sp. SCS-8:
- a CDS encoding alpha/beta-type small acid-soluble spore protein, giving the protein MARQRRPLVPEAREKLDQLKVEVMKEKGYNVDANHPEKTKFEVAKEMGIPLKEKGNKDLSSYDAGRIGGQIGGSMVHELIKRAKDQLNKQ; this is encoded by the coding sequence ATGGCAAGACAGCGAAGACCCCTCGTCCCTGAAGCGAGAGAAAAATTGGATCAGCTTAAAGTCGAGGTCATGAAGGAAAAAGGATATAATGTTGACGCGAATCATCCCGAGAAGACCAAGTTTGAAGTAGCCAAAGAAATGGGCATCCCGCTAAAAGAGAAAGGGAATAAAGACTTGAGTTCATATGATGCGGGACGGATCGGCGGACAAATCGGCGGCAGTATGGTCCACGAACTGATCAAGCGAGCAAAAGACCAACTGAATAAGCAGTAA
- a CDS encoding aminoglycoside phosphotransferase family protein, with protein sequence MYLEQYLKCIQSFYPSLNIESVQWNHFGENNDILFLNKKWVFRFPKHEEAKNNLQTEYEQLLYINPYISLPIPEPVFINTDTNILGQAFFGYPLIPGIPLYRETVQSLSPSVEETLIHDLATFLYELHSIPVVGAPGKVIANNDAHHFWTNMFERITGTLFSYIRVEKQEEIVNHFTVYLNNQSNFSFKPTIIHGDFANSNILFDEQEQQLSGVIDFGKSYIGDPAIDFAGLYKRYGVDLVKRIASFYPGIEEMMPRIQFYAGAFSLQRALHGFHTQNREILSNSLKEYV encoded by the coding sequence ATGTACTTGGAACAATATTTGAAATGCATTCAATCATTCTATCCTTCACTTAATATCGAGTCTGTCCAATGGAATCATTTCGGAGAAAACAATGATATCCTTTTTTTGAACAAGAAGTGGGTTTTCCGGTTTCCAAAGCATGAAGAAGCGAAAAACAACCTACAAACGGAGTATGAACAGCTCCTGTATATCAATCCCTATATAAGCCTTCCCATACCTGAACCTGTTTTCATCAATACTGACACGAATATTCTCGGGCAAGCCTTTTTCGGTTACCCATTGATTCCTGGAATTCCTCTTTATCGGGAAACGGTACAATCTCTCTCTCCATCAGTAGAAGAGACGTTGATTCATGACCTTGCCACTTTCCTTTATGAACTTCACTCGATTCCTGTTGTCGGTGCGCCAGGGAAAGTAATCGCAAATAATGATGCACATCACTTCTGGACGAACATGTTTGAAAGGATTACAGGGACACTTTTTTCATATATCCGGGTTGAGAAGCAAGAAGAAATCGTCAATCATTTTACGGTCTACTTGAACAATCAGTCCAACTTTTCATTCAAACCTACGATCATTCATGGAGACTTTGCAAATTCGAACATCTTATTTGACGAACAAGAACAACAGCTTAGCGGGGTCATTGATTTTGGGAAAAGTTACATTGGGGATCCTGCCATTGATTTTGCGGGACTTTACAAAAGATATGGAGTAGATCTCGTAAAACGGATTGCGTCATTCTATCCCGGTATCGAAGAAATGATGCCGCGGATCCAGTTTTACGCAGGGGCATTTTCTTTGCAAAGGGCCTTACACGGCTTCCATACCCAAAATCGCGAAATCCTCTCAAACAGTTTGAAGGAATACGTTTAA
- a CDS encoding glycine betaine uptake BCCT transporter, whose translation MADEKGKAPHWNIVFWVSSIIVTLFVIWAAISPDSLGNNAAAVFDFTTYAFGWFYLIAVFFFTIFCLVLAISRYGKIRLGGDDSKPDYPFFTWIGMLFSAGFGVGLVFWGVAEPMSHFFEPPMGIEGQSEEAARTSMRYSFFHWGIHQWSVFTVVGLALGYFQYRKKEKGLISTTFNPIIGQGGKTPLRRTVDILAVIATITGVATSLGFGILQINGGLKTVFELPNNALMQLTITGVLLILYLTSAMTGLDKGIKWLSNLNLGLALALMVAVLFMGPTVFILNSMTLGIGDYISNFFEMSFRLTPYKGGTWVRDWTVFYWAWVIAWSPFVGSFVARVSRGRTIREFVFGVLIVPPFIAILWIAIFGGTALHLDLTQGTNIAELVNEDVTTALFVTYAQLPLTFLFSLLSILLIFTFLITSADSATFVLGIMTTDGNLNPGRFVKLIWGILMAAIAAVLIISSGLQGLQTASLIAALPFTVILVIMCLSIIKLVRNEPPLSSNKKK comes from the coding sequence GTGGCTGACGAAAAAGGAAAAGCTCCACATTGGAACATCGTATTTTGGGTATCATCCATCATCGTTACGCTCTTTGTCATCTGGGCGGCTATTTCTCCAGATTCATTAGGGAACAATGCGGCTGCTGTATTTGATTTCACTACATATGCATTCGGCTGGTTTTATCTTATCGCCGTGTTCTTTTTCACGATATTCTGTTTAGTATTGGCTATTAGCCGGTACGGTAAAATTCGACTCGGTGGTGACGATTCAAAGCCTGATTATCCGTTTTTCACATGGATTGGCATGTTGTTCAGTGCAGGATTCGGAGTAGGACTTGTCTTCTGGGGCGTGGCTGAACCCATGAGCCATTTCTTTGAACCCCCGATGGGAATCGAAGGACAGTCTGAAGAAGCCGCACGTACATCCATGCGTTATTCTTTTTTCCATTGGGGAATCCACCAATGGTCTGTTTTCACTGTTGTCGGTCTTGCTTTAGGATATTTTCAATATCGAAAGAAAGAAAAAGGGTTGATCAGTACGACCTTCAACCCGATAATTGGCCAAGGTGGTAAAACACCGCTAAGAAGGACGGTAGATATACTGGCTGTCATTGCCACTATTACGGGAGTGGCCACGTCTTTAGGGTTTGGTATCCTGCAAATTAATGGTGGTTTGAAAACCGTTTTCGAACTGCCGAATAATGCCCTTATGCAATTGACGATTACAGGCGTCCTGCTCATCTTGTACCTTACTTCCGCAATGACCGGATTGGATAAAGGGATCAAATGGTTGAGTAACCTGAACCTTGGACTGGCATTAGCGTTGATGGTAGCGGTATTATTCATGGGTCCGACTGTTTTCATTTTAAATAGTATGACTTTAGGAATCGGCGATTACATTTCGAATTTCTTTGAAATGAGCTTCCGACTCACCCCTTATAAGGGCGGCACATGGGTCAGAGATTGGACAGTCTTCTATTGGGCATGGGTCATCGCATGGTCCCCATTCGTCGGATCCTTTGTGGCGAGAGTGTCAAGAGGACGAACCATCAGAGAATTTGTTTTTGGCGTACTGATCGTCCCTCCATTCATCGCCATTTTATGGATTGCGATATTTGGTGGTACAGCCCTTCATCTTGACCTGACTCAGGGGACGAATATAGCCGAATTGGTGAATGAAGATGTGACGACAGCTTTATTTGTCACGTATGCTCAGTTACCGTTAACATTTTTATTTTCACTGCTGTCGATCCTTTTGATCTTTACATTCTTGATCACTTCAGCCGACTCTGCAACATTCGTACTCGGCATCATGACAACCGACGGCAATTTGAACCCTGGACGCTTCGTCAAGCTCATTTGGGGGATTTTAATGGCTGCTATCGCTGCCGTTCTCATTATCAGTAGTGGTTTGCAAGGACTACAAACCGCATCTTTAATTGCAGCCCTCCCTTTCACTGTGATATTGGTTATCATGTGCTTATCCATCATTAAATTGGTTCGGAACGAGCCGCCTCTTTCTTCAAATAAAAAGAAATAG